Genomic segment of Buchnera aphidicola (Aphis fabae):
TTTTTAAATTTATATATATTTTAAAAAATTTTATAAAAAATATTTAAGTAAAAATAAATTACTTTTCAATAATTATTTTTTTTCTTTTTTTTCTTCTTTTAACTTGATTATAGGAGATGCTTCATGAATTGCTTTTTTAACTGATATAATCATATTTCTAATAATTGCAATATTAAAACGAAAATCTGTTTCTAATAAATCAATAACTTTAGGATAAGCTTCTATATTAATAAGAATATAATGTGCTTTATGTAATTTATTAATAGAATATGCTAATTGTCTTCTACCCCAATCTTCTAAACGATGTATAGTTCCTGAATTATCAAGAATTATTTTTTTATATTTTTCAATTATTGTACTAATTTTATCGCTATAGTCAGGATGAACTATAAAAATTATTTCGTAATGACGCACAAAATGCTCCTTTTGGATTTTTTCATTTCCTAGATTATAAAAAAATTATAAAAAATAGTAGCTATTTCAAGGAAACAAGGAACTATTATAAAATTATAGCTATTTTAAATACATGGTATTTGAATTTAATAAAAAAATCAATTAAATTTGGTTTGATAAAAAATATAAAAAAATAAAATTTTTAAGAATTAACTTAACTAACGACATAAAGATAATTCTATTTTTCTTTGATTTAAATTAACAGAAACTACTTTTACTTTTAATATATCACCAAGACAAAAAGTATTTTTGGTAGATTTTCCAATAAATTTTAATCCAACAGAATCAAAATAATAATAATCATCACTGAGATGTTCTAAACGAATTAACCCATCGATAAAATACTTATTTAAACGAACAAAAAAACCAAAAGAAGTTACATTTGAAACTACACCAGTAAATATATTTCCAATTTTTTTTTCCATAAAATCACACTTTAACCAATCCATAACATCTCTATTAGCTTCATCTGCACGTCTTTCAGTCATAGAGCAATGTGTTCCAATTTTTTTTATATTACCTATATAATATGAATTAAACTTTAAAAAACTGTTTGTTTTCAAATTTTTTTTATTGTTATCCAATGTATATAATGTTTTTTTAA
This window contains:
- the rpsF gene encoding 30S ribosomal protein S6, which gives rise to MRHYEIIFIVHPDYSDKISTIIEKYKKIILDNSGTIHRLEDWGRRQLAYSINKLHKAHYILINIEAYPKVIDLLETDFRFNIAIIRNMIISVKKAIHEASPIIKLKEEKKEKK